A single genomic interval of Lewinellaceae bacterium harbors:
- a CDS encoding T9SS type A sorting domain-containing protein, whose protein sequence is MYAPKHVKSLLTGIGFLFMTNFMLAQSPSSCPDIDSHDGFMCSDSTGTCGVPGSGICNYEVTYRSTFTGQGGKPVHILITGSDGMIYFDSCTTDWSPGTNVPIGPIKFHAPCGLTFSTRWVAYTASNGSCQGSTCASGSCDNAGNCVPNQSLPVVLVSFDARFEADRVVLTWQTAQELNNDYFELERSADGIHFDPIRRIPGQSNSYKSETYQYEDMRYFEGDNYYRLKQYDLDGTNTLASNVIFINAAQRNQLQAKYLASRKMLIVEGGNSIQTRISLYNASGIQCLTQEMKGSTLEINLDQLHPGIYFLSDDQGRLKQKIFVR, encoded by the coding sequence ATGTATGCACCCAAACATGTTAAGTCCCTTCTGACCGGGATAGGATTCCTGTTTATGACTAATTTTATGCTGGCCCAATCCCCAAGCTCATGTCCGGATATTGACTCCCATGACGGCTTTATGTGTTCAGACAGTACCGGAACCTGTGGTGTACCAGGATCAGGTATATGTAATTACGAAGTGACGTATCGCTCGACATTTACCGGACAGGGAGGTAAGCCGGTTCATATTTTAATTACCGGATCGGACGGAATGATTTACTTTGATTCGTGTACCACGGACTGGTCACCGGGGACAAATGTTCCCATCGGGCCCATTAAATTTCATGCTCCGTGCGGATTGACATTTTCAACCCGCTGGGTTGCATATACGGCCAGCAATGGTTCTTGCCAGGGATCAACCTGTGCTTCCGGATCATGTGACAATGCAGGCAATTGCGTGCCCAACCAGAGTTTACCCGTCGTATTGGTTTCTTTTGATGCCCGTTTTGAAGCAGACAGGGTCGTCCTGACCTGGCAGACGGCACAGGAATTAAACAATGATTATTTTGAATTGGAGCGGTCTGCAGACGGGATACATTTTGATCCCATACGGCGTATCCCCGGACAATCAAATTCCTACAAATCCGAAACCTATCAGTACGAGGACATGCGGTACTTTGAAGGCGATAATTATTATCGCCTGAAGCAGTATGATCTTGACGGGACCAATACCCTGGCTTCGAATGTAATTTTCATCAATGCGGCGCAGCGCAATCAACTACAGGCGAAATACCTGGCCAGCAGAAAGATGCTGATCGTGGAAGGTGGAAATAGTATTCAAACCCGGATTTCCCTGTACAATGCCAGTGGAATTCAATGTTTGACCCAGGAAATGAAAGGATCAACCCTGGAGATAAATCTGGATCAACTGCATCCTGGTATCTATTTTCTTTCAGACGATCAGGGACGGTTAAAGCAAAAGATCTTCGTGCGGTAA
- a CDS encoding DUF1761 family protein, whose translation MNTKKLIFSTVVIFIMYVLMDLTFYGLFEEKMAGKADRPASEQNQLLPFIFFGLFLASFLFSYLFDKLSDEEDKIREGTKYRIILGTFMYLPLFLIFYATRDTRPLDAWLINAAFHIIQFGIFGIVVAYIRGKVIIDSSGE comes from the coding sequence TTGAACACAAAAAAACTCATTTTTAGCACGGTTGTAATATTTATCATGTATGTCTTGATGGATCTCACTTTTTATGGTCTGTTTGAAGAGAAAATGGCAGGAAAAGCGGATCGGCCAGCATCGGAACAAAATCAACTGTTGCCTTTTATCTTTTTTGGACTATTCCTCGCTTCATTTCTATTTTCCTATTTGTTTGATAAGTTATCTGATGAGGAAGACAAAATCAGGGAAGGAACTAAGTATAGAATTATTCTAGGGACATTTATGTACTTGCCCCTGTTCTTAATCTTCTATGCGACGAGGGACACTCGACCGCTTGACGCGTGGTTGATCAATGCAGCCTTTCATATAATCCAATTTGGCATTTTTGGTATTGTGGTCGCCTATATCCGAGGGAAAGTCATTATAGATTCATCAGGCGAATAA
- a CDS encoding SRPBCC domain-containing protein, translated as MKKIQFEIVINASADKVYKTMLGINAIDSYNQWTAVFNPTSTYEGTWEKGSKIYFIGTDENGNRGGMVSEIADNIPFRFVSIRHYGILDGENEITEGPDVEKWAGGLENYSFHEQDGQTTVTVETDVDGDYLDYFNSTWPRALQKLKELAEK; from the coding sequence ATGAAAAAAATCCAATTCGAAATCGTTATCAATGCCTCCGCGGATAAAGTCTACAAGACGATGCTGGGTATCAATGCTATAGACTCCTACAATCAATGGACCGCGGTATTTAACCCCACCTCAACCTATGAAGGGACCTGGGAAAAAGGGTCGAAGATCTACTTCATTGGAACGGACGAAAATGGTAACCGGGGCGGAATGGTATCGGAAATTGCCGACAATATCCCTTTCCGGTTTGTGTCCATTCGCCATTACGGAATCCTGGACGGTGAAAATGAAATTACAGAAGGTCCCGACGTTGAAAAATGGGCCGGCGGGCTGGAAAATTATTCGTTCCATGAGCAGGACGGCCAGACCACGGTAACCGTAGAAACCGATGTAGACGGAGACTACCTCGATTATTTTAATTCCACCTGGCCCAGGGCGTTGCAAAAGCTGAAGGAGCTGGCAGAAAAATAG
- a CDS encoding carbohydrate binding family 9 domain-containing protein, with protein MTRSLCLILVCSLLTTAPIAANGVTVPGGGNPSSDEIVQKEMVAMRIDESIKVDGKLDEAAWLKVAPAREFVEFQPVPGAAPSFPTEVKILYDDVAIYIGAKMFDPVPDSIYQELSERDHVGNSDWFNVIIDTYRSGLNGYAFGLTPAGIQYDALIEDNGHRDRNWDAVWESKAAITEEGWIAEIRIPYSALRFPSQKEQNWHINFMREIRRVREQSYWNPINPAFDQFLIQSGVLEGIVDIKPPMRLSAYPFVAAYAENYHDKTATPSSSWGKNISGGMDVKMGISEAFTLDMTLIPDFSQVQSDNQVLNLSPFEVRFDENRQFFIEGTELFNKMNLFYSRRIGGTPLHYGDVEGNLKDGEVIISNPLETPLINATKVSGRTTKGTGIGVFNAVVGGTEARIQTAEGHEVAVQTNPLTNYSILTVDQQLPYNSFINLTNTNVWRNGQDYEANVTGTAFQFNTRKRTYGIGGRAIVNQKYFTDSTDLGYSYSINAEKISGQWQWGAGYNEEAPNYDINDMGYIHSPNEKSWSARVSYSEFEPFWAFNRADVRVSTNYRRLNEPDEFTDFGVYLRAFARTKNFWGTGLNINWEPVETFDYFEPRTDDYSLAYRYPRNVYLSSFLSTNYNKRLAFDLNGGWRWFEESGRQFSHLGIGPRFRINNQWSIYWNTTASVAQNDIGYVDATAAAGTIFGRRDRTTIENLFRSNFAFSNTTTLSFRLRHYWSKVAYDRFSKLLSDGHLSTTAYSASQDANYNAFTIDMVYRWRFAPGSDIFLVWKQSVYESGDVPEVNYWRNLQDLYTNPLSNSFSMKCIYFLDYQNLVHKS; from the coding sequence ATGACTCGATCTCTGTGCCTGATTCTAGTTTGTTCCCTGCTTACAACCGCTCCAATTGCAGCTAACGGCGTGACTGTTCCCGGGGGAGGTAATCCTTCCAGTGACGAAATTGTGCAGAAAGAAATGGTAGCCATGCGGATTGATGAATCCATCAAGGTGGATGGCAAACTGGATGAGGCAGCCTGGCTAAAGGTAGCTCCTGCCCGGGAATTTGTTGAATTCCAACCGGTGCCTGGAGCCGCGCCGTCCTTTCCTACCGAAGTCAAAATCCTGTACGACGATGTAGCCATATACATCGGTGCCAAAATGTTCGACCCGGTGCCGGATAGCATCTATCAGGAACTTTCAGAACGCGATCATGTGGGTAATTCCGACTGGTTCAACGTCATCATCGACACTTACCGGAGTGGACTGAATGGCTATGCGTTCGGATTGACACCCGCCGGCATTCAGTACGATGCCCTGATTGAAGACAATGGCCACCGGGATCGCAACTGGGACGCCGTTTGGGAAAGCAAGGCTGCCATCACCGAAGAAGGCTGGATCGCTGAGATCCGTATTCCCTATTCCGCCCTGCGGTTTCCAAGCCAAAAAGAACAAAACTGGCACATCAACTTTATGAGGGAGATTCGCCGTGTGCGCGAACAGTCTTACTGGAACCCCATCAATCCGGCATTTGATCAATTCCTGATTCAATCCGGAGTACTGGAAGGCATCGTGGACATCAAGCCTCCCATGCGGCTGAGCGCTTATCCATTCGTGGCAGCTTATGCTGAAAATTACCACGACAAGACCGCAACTCCGTCTTCATCGTGGGGTAAAAACATCAGCGGTGGCATGGATGTAAAAATGGGTATTTCCGAAGCATTCACCCTGGATATGACCCTGATACCGGATTTCAGCCAGGTTCAATCGGACAACCAGGTCCTTAACCTGTCTCCTTTTGAAGTCCGTTTTGATGAAAACCGTCAGTTCTTTATTGAAGGCACCGAGTTGTTTAATAAAATGAACCTCTTCTATTCCCGGCGTATCGGCGGGACACCGCTCCATTACGGCGATGTGGAAGGAAATCTTAAAGATGGGGAGGTCATTATCAGCAATCCCCTGGAGACACCGCTGATCAACGCGACCAAGGTCTCGGGCCGTACGACTAAGGGTACCGGCATCGGCGTATTTAATGCGGTGGTAGGTGGAACCGAAGCGCGGATCCAAACGGCAGAAGGCCATGAAGTCGCTGTGCAGACCAACCCACTGACCAACTATTCGATCCTTACCGTCGACCAGCAACTGCCTTACAACTCCTTCATCAATCTGACCAATACCAATGTATGGCGCAATGGCCAGGATTACGAAGCGAATGTGACCGGGACTGCTTTCCAGTTCAATACCAGAAAAAGGACCTACGGCATCGGAGGACGGGCGATCGTCAACCAAAAATACTTTACCGACTCCACCGACCTGGGTTATTCCTATTCCATCAATGCGGAGAAAATCAGCGGACAATGGCAATGGGGCGCCGGCTATAACGAAGAAGCACCCAATTACGACATCAATGATATGGGTTACATTCATAGCCCGAATGAAAAGTCCTGGTCTGCCCGCGTTTCGTATTCAGAGTTCGAACCCTTCTGGGCTTTTAACCGGGCCGATGTACGGGTCAGCACCAATTACCGGCGCCTGAATGAGCCCGACGAGTTTACCGATTTTGGGGTTTATTTACGTGCCTTTGCGCGGACGAAAAACTTCTGGGGTACGGGACTGAATATCAACTGGGAGCCGGTAGAGACTTTTGATTATTTCGAACCCCGCACCGATGACTATTCTTTGGCCTACCGGTACCCGCGCAATGTGTATTTGAGCAGTTTCCTCTCTACCAATTACAACAAACGGCTGGCGTTTGACCTTAATGGAGGCTGGCGCTGGTTTGAAGAGAGCGGACGCCAATTCAGCCACCTGGGTATCGGCCCCCGCTTCCGCATCAACAACCAGTGGTCCATCTACTGGAACACCACGGCCAGTGTTGCCCAAAACGACATCGGCTATGTGGATGCCACCGCGGCCGCAGGAACCATATTTGGCCGCCGTGACCGGACCACCATAGAAAATCTGTTCCGCTCCAATTTTGCATTTTCCAATACCACCACCCTCTCCTTCCGGCTACGGCATTACTGGTCGAAGGTAGCCTATGACCGCTTCAGCAAACTTTTATCCGACGGCCATCTGAGTACTACAGCTTATTCGGCCAGCCAGGATGCGAATTACAATGCATTTACCATCGACATGGTCTACCGCTGGCGTTTTGCCCCGGGTAGCGATATATTCCTGGTCTGGAAACAATCGGTCTACGAAAGCGGTGATGTGCCGGAGGTGAATTACTGGAGAAATCTGCAGGACCTGTATACCAACCCCCTATCCAACAGCTTCTCCATGAAATGCATTTATTTCCTGGATTATCAGAATCTGGTGCATAAGTCTTAG
- the odhB gene encoding 2-oxoglutarate dehydrogenase complex dihydrolipoyllysine-residue succinyltransferase yields MSIIDIKVPAIGESITEVTLANWLKANGSVVKMDEPICEFESDKATLELPAEASGKLEWVAQEGDDLEIGALVARIDTSVSAESSPSPETKAPTEEKISVNEPAPAPVAQDNYAAGHPSPAAAKVLREKGVEPSTVTGTGKDGRITKEDAVKAKPEPAAAAPAASTPAPVPAPASAAFTRNAERKKMSRMRRTIARRLVAAKNETAMLTTFNEIDMTGILALRKKYQDDFVARYGIKLGFMSLFAKACAQVLLDMPEVNAMIDGDDLIYHDYADISIAISTPNGLVVPPVHNVESLQLHEIEFRIKELADKAREGNLSLEEMKGGTFTITNGGIFGSLMSTPIINEPQSAILGMHAIKERPMVVDGQIVVRPMMYVALSYDHRVIDGSSSVTFLVKVKDLLEDPVKLLMKI; encoded by the coding sequence ATGAGCATTATCGACATTAAAGTACCGGCTATTGGCGAATCCATTACAGAAGTTACCCTGGCCAATTGGCTGAAAGCCAATGGTTCTGTCGTGAAAATGGATGAGCCTATCTGTGAATTTGAATCGGACAAAGCGACACTGGAATTGCCTGCCGAAGCATCCGGGAAGCTGGAATGGGTCGCACAGGAAGGTGATGATCTCGAAATAGGAGCTTTGGTCGCCCGCATCGATACCAGCGTAAGCGCTGAATCAAGCCCCAGTCCTGAAACAAAGGCACCCACTGAAGAGAAAATATCTGTAAATGAGCCTGCTCCCGCACCAGTGGCTCAGGACAACTATGCGGCAGGTCATCCATCACCCGCAGCTGCTAAAGTGTTGCGTGAAAAAGGTGTTGAACCTTCGACCGTAACCGGCACCGGGAAAGATGGCAGGATCACCAAAGAGGATGCCGTCAAGGCCAAACCGGAACCGGCTGCCGCTGCGCCGGCTGCGTCAACTCCGGCACCGGTACCAGCACCCGCGTCTGCTGCTTTCACCAGGAATGCGGAACGGAAAAAAATGTCACGCATGCGCCGTACCATTGCCCGCCGATTGGTTGCAGCAAAGAACGAGACGGCCATGCTTACCACATTCAATGAGATTGACATGACCGGAATCCTGGCACTCCGGAAGAAATACCAGGATGACTTCGTTGCCAGATATGGAATCAAACTGGGCTTCATGTCCTTATTTGCCAAAGCTTGTGCCCAGGTGTTGCTGGATATGCCGGAGGTGAATGCCATGATCGATGGCGATGATCTCATCTACCACGATTATGCGGATATCTCCATAGCGATATCCACGCCAAACGGACTTGTCGTGCCACCCGTCCACAATGTGGAATCGCTACAATTGCATGAGATCGAATTCCGAATCAAGGAACTGGCTGATAAAGCCCGTGAAGGCAATCTGAGCCTGGAGGAAATGAAAGGTGGGACCTTCACCATCACCAATGGAGGTATCTTCGGATCACTGATGTCCACACCCATCATCAATGAGCCGCAGTCGGCGATACTGGGTATGCATGCGATCAAGGAGAGGCCCATGGTAGTGGATGGACAGATCGTGGTCCGGCCCATGATGTATGTTGCATTATCCTACGACCACCGCGTCATCGATGGCAGTTCGTCTGTAACCTTCCTGGTGAAAGTAAAGGACCTGCTGGAAGATCCGGTCAAATTGCTGATGAAGATCTAA
- a CDS encoding M20/M25/M40 family metallo-hydrolase, which yields MAKVAVVRYLFCALLNLMLTHSEAQKWNASSILGYSRDAFPIAFDSLIHFLSIPNDSHDSLGIVANVQWCEKTYRSRGFQVQTIYESGVPFVLASQVIDPHLPTVLFYTQIDGQPVDPSAWHQPDPYQAALKDSSGVILDNAVIHAAWNPDWKLYARSASDSKGPAICLLTAFDILHKYGVKPAFNVKVIMDFQEELSSPKLPVAVADHRDLFAADMLVVMDGARHVSNMPTLTFGARGIATATLTVFGPRVPLHSGQYGNFAPNPVFGLARLLAAMKDEDGRVLIPGYYDGIHLTAEEKKLLREVPENALELSHQFGFAEPEKVGDNYQEALQYPTLNVRGLRAAWTGDAVRTIIPDVALAEMDVRLVPETDGERLMQSIRQFIIDQGYHLVDGKPTEEERNTYPKLAAFDYEVGYAAYRTDFDTPIGDWLSKALTRALGDAPLLMRTTGGSQPISPFITALGLPAVSVRIPNPDNNIHSPNENLRLGNFLEGIASCVGILTETIKP from the coding sequence TTGGCAAAAGTTGCCGTGGTACGTTATCTGTTTTGCGCCCTTTTGAACCTGATGCTAACGCACAGCGAGGCTCAGAAGTGGAATGCATCATCCATTCTCGGGTACAGCCGGGATGCATTTCCCATAGCTTTCGATTCACTGATTCATTTTCTCAGCATACCCAATGACAGCCACGATTCGCTTGGTATAGTGGCTAATGTGCAATGGTGTGAAAAGACGTATCGATCGCGTGGCTTCCAGGTTCAGACCATTTATGAGTCCGGGGTTCCTTTCGTGCTCGCAAGTCAGGTGATCGATCCTCATTTGCCCACTGTCTTGTTTTATACTCAGATTGACGGCCAGCCGGTGGATCCATCGGCCTGGCATCAGCCCGATCCCTATCAGGCAGCGTTGAAAGATAGCAGCGGAGTGATTCTGGACAATGCGGTTATACATGCAGCCTGGAATCCCGACTGGAAGCTGTATGCACGTTCGGCTTCGGACTCCAAAGGCCCTGCCATTTGTCTGCTCACGGCATTTGACATCCTGCATAAATATGGTGTGAAGCCTGCTTTTAATGTAAAAGTCATCATGGATTTTCAGGAGGAGCTGAGTTCCCCTAAATTGCCGGTTGCCGTTGCCGATCACCGCGATCTCTTTGCCGCAGATATGCTGGTGGTGATGGATGGCGCCCGCCATGTATCGAATATGCCTACGCTCACTTTTGGAGCGCGCGGTATTGCCACTGCAACCTTAACGGTTTTTGGACCTAGGGTGCCGTTACACAGCGGGCAGTACGGCAATTTTGCTCCGAACCCGGTATTTGGACTGGCACGGCTGTTGGCTGCCATGAAAGATGAAGATGGACGGGTGCTGATCCCCGGTTACTATGACGGGATCCATCTTACGGCAGAGGAGAAAAAACTTTTACGCGAGGTGCCTGAAAATGCCCTTGAACTCAGCCATCAGTTTGGATTTGCGGAACCTGAGAAAGTAGGAGACAATTATCAGGAGGCCTTACAATACCCCACCTTGAATGTCCGCGGACTGCGGGCGGCGTGGACCGGTGATGCGGTCCGAACCATCATCCCCGATGTAGCCCTGGCCGAAATGGATGTGCGGCTGGTTCCCGAGACGGATGGGGAGCGGCTGATGCAATCCATACGCCAATTTATCATTGATCAGGGGTATCATCTGGTCGACGGAAAACCTACGGAAGAGGAGCGCAACACTTATCCCAAGCTGGCGGCATTTGATTACGAAGTTGGTTATGCTGCTTACCGTACGGATTTTGACACGCCGATCGGCGACTGGCTCAGCAAAGCACTGACGCGGGCATTGGGCGATGCTCCGTTACTGATGCGCACTACCGGTGGCTCACAGCCTATTTCGCCCTTCATCACCGCCCTGGGATTGCCTGCCGTTTCCGTCCGCATTCCGAACCCGGATAACAACATTCACAGTCCCAATGAGAACCTGCGACTGGGCAATTTCCTGGAGGGCATCGCTTCCTGTGTGGGTATTTTGACCGAAACAATTAAACCATAA
- a CDS encoding DUF1624 domain-containing protein — protein sequence MTDLPKTNTLRIRSIDVLRAVTMVLMIWVNDFWTLIGVPEWLEHMPAAADAMGFSDVIFPAFLVIVGLSIPFALDKRMESQSSWEVVAHILLRSLALIVMGFFHVNLENIYGDAMIIPVPVWQILLTIAFFLVWNDYQGTGWPWQRTRVAQGIGLALLIGLGIIFRGGNADQIIGLRTHWWGILGLIGWAYLYAALVYWAFRGSMIPIVGAWIFFLLFHLANFAGYLDFLEPIHLGVWMPDRGTGVALVLGGVVASSVYKRLAQEAYGQFIGVLLVMSSLMLLYGWLTRPAFELSKIRATPAWIGYCTAITLSAYALIYYLVDIRKWDGWYRWIKPAGRSTLTVYLIPYIYYAVMRMIGIHLPEALRTGIIGLLKSLLFALLIVAIAGFLNRWKIRLKI from the coding sequence ATGACTGACCTCCCCAAAACCAACACCCTGCGAATTCGATCCATTGATGTGCTACGCGCGGTGACCATGGTCCTGATGATCTGGGTTAATGACTTCTGGACTCTTATTGGTGTACCGGAGTGGCTGGAACACATGCCGGCAGCAGCTGATGCCATGGGCTTCTCCGACGTAATATTCCCGGCGTTTTTAGTTATCGTGGGACTTAGTATTCCTTTTGCCCTGGATAAGCGGATGGAATCACAATCATCCTGGGAAGTGGTGGCTCATATCCTGCTCCGAAGCCTGGCTTTGATTGTGATGGGTTTTTTCCACGTCAACCTGGAAAACATCTATGGTGACGCGATGATCATACCGGTACCTGTATGGCAGATCCTGCTAACCATTGCTTTCTTTCTGGTGTGGAATGATTATCAGGGTACCGGGTGGCCCTGGCAAAGGACTCGTGTAGCCCAGGGCATTGGACTTGCTCTATTGATCGGTTTAGGCATTATCTTTCGCGGTGGAAATGCAGACCAGATCATCGGGTTGCGGACCCACTGGTGGGGTATATTAGGCTTAATCGGATGGGCTTATTTGTATGCTGCACTTGTTTACTGGGCTTTCCGGGGAAGCATGATCCCGATAGTTGGCGCCTGGATCTTTTTCCTTCTCTTTCACCTTGCGAATTTTGCAGGTTACCTGGACTTTCTGGAGCCCATACATCTGGGTGTCTGGATGCCGGATCGCGGCACGGGAGTGGCTCTGGTATTGGGAGGTGTAGTCGCTTCGAGTGTGTACAAACGACTGGCACAGGAAGCATATGGTCAATTCATTGGAGTCCTTCTAGTGATGAGTAGCCTCATGCTACTTTACGGCTGGCTGACCAGACCGGCTTTTGAGCTATCCAAAATTCGGGCAACGCCGGCCTGGATCGGGTATTGTACGGCCATCACTTTGTCGGCTTATGCGTTGATTTATTACCTGGTTGACATCCGGAAATGGGATGGCTGGTACCGCTGGATAAAACCGGCGGGACGCAGTACCCTGACGGTATACCTGATTCCCTACATTTATTATGCTGTGATGCGAATGATCGGCATACATCTGCCCGAAGCATTGCGTACAGGCATTATCGGACTGCTCAAATCCTTGCTGTTTGCCCTATTGATCGTGGCCATCGCCGGATTCTTAAACCGGTGGAAGATCCGATTGAAGATTTAG
- a CDS encoding beta-lactamase family protein, which yields MYRNYLLPFVILTTLFGCAQPSSRIEISSLSTSIDSIMAHYIDARLIPGGVVLVKHKGQVIHEKGYGFIQVKNFANQWIENPPKTTTTTLYDLASLTKVVGTTSAIMLLHDQGKLSVDDPVYKYLPAFDTPEKRSITLRHLLTHTSGLTEWYPMFYRSDNREDTYRLIESLPLKFPVGAGRHYSDLGFWLLGELVEKISGEPLEDFVRKHIFMPLHMDHTGYLPDTSQAIAATSLGNPYEYRMVRDSSLGFIVPGLDPDSWDGWRQYVLTGQVNDGNAWYAGRGVCGAAGIFSRVEDIQLLLDMLMHDGTADGKPFLTPQTIQTFFTPDRFHNGLGWMMDPTNSFMKGAPAGSFGHTGFTGTSICVVPEQDLDIIILINRQNVGLQPNGSYFNPNPIREGIFKAVMQEYGKL from the coding sequence ATGTATCGAAATTACCTTTTACCATTTGTTATTCTGACCACCTTATTTGGTTGTGCGCAACCTTCGTCCAGGATAGAAATCAGTTCCCTCTCCACTTCCATCGACTCCATCATGGCCCATTACATCGACGCCCGGCTCATCCCCGGAGGTGTCGTGCTGGTAAAGCACAAAGGACAAGTGATTCATGAAAAAGGGTACGGGTTCATCCAGGTGAAAAATTTTGCCAATCAATGGATTGAAAATCCCCCAAAAACGACGACCACCACCCTCTACGACCTGGCCTCGCTGACCAAAGTGGTAGGGACGACCTCTGCAATCATGCTGCTTCACGACCAGGGCAAACTCTCCGTGGATGACCCGGTATACAAATACCTCCCCGCCTTTGATACCCCGGAAAAACGGTCCATTACGCTGCGTCACTTGCTCACCCATACCTCCGGCCTCACCGAATGGTATCCCATGTTTTACCGCAGTGACAACCGGGAGGACACCTACCGGCTCATTGAGTCCCTACCCTTAAAATTTCCGGTCGGCGCCGGCCGGCATTATTCCGATCTGGGTTTCTGGCTGCTGGGTGAGCTCGTAGAAAAAATATCCGGAGAACCGCTTGAAGATTTTGTCCGGAAGCACATCTTCATGCCGCTCCACATGGATCATACCGGCTACCTTCCCGACACCTCCCAGGCCATCGCCGCCACGTCTCTGGGCAATCCATATGAATACCGCATGGTTCGCGACAGCTCCCTGGGTTTCATCGTCCCGGGACTCGATCCGGATTCCTGGGATGGCTGGCGTCAGTACGTCCTGACAGGTCAGGTCAATGACGGCAATGCCTGGTATGCCGGACGCGGCGTCTGTGGTGCAGCGGGCATCTTCTCCCGCGTGGAAGACATTCAACTCCTCCTGGATATGCTGATGCACGATGGCACGGCAGACGGCAAGCCATTTTTAACACCACAAACCATCCAGACCTTTTTCACCCCGGACCGCTTTCACAATGGACTGGGCTGGATGATGGACCCTACCAATTCGTTCATGAAAGGCGCTCCCGCCGGGAGTTTTGGCCATACCGGCTTCACCGGAACCAGCATCTGCGTCGTCCCGGAACAGGACCTCGACATCATCATCCTCATCAACCGGCAAAATGTAGGACTCCAGCCGAATGGCTCGTATTTTAATCCGAATCCGATCCGCGAAGGTATCTTTAAAGCGGTGATGCAGGAATATGGAAAATTGTGA
- a CDS encoding GNAT family N-acetyltransferase codes for MSDPIELTTRSEDFDTAARLMVTSPPWETMDYTLENCRAGFSGPGKEVYVIRSEGDIIAFAIVQTIGTFRLYIQTLFVRDEYRSLGLGSLLLQHIENTAPGRAVNLFICVSTFNDRAQKLYEEFGFEKVGDLTDFVKEGFTEVLMRKRLGTLL; via the coding sequence ATGAGCGATCCGATTGAACTGACTACCCGTTCGGAAGACTTCGACACCGCCGCCCGGTTGATGGTCACATCCCCTCCGTGGGAAACCATGGATTATACCCTGGAGAACTGCCGGGCAGGATTTAGCGGGCCTGGCAAGGAAGTATATGTTATCCGCTCCGAGGGGGACATCATTGCATTTGCCATCGTGCAGACCATCGGCACATTCCGCCTGTATATTCAGACTCTGTTTGTCCGCGACGAATACCGCAGCCTGGGATTGGGATCGCTATTACTGCAACACATCGAAAATACCGCACCCGGTCGTGCGGTGAACTTGTTCATCTGTGTGTCCACCTTCAATGATCGCGCACAAAAACTTTACGAAGAATTTGGCTTCGAAAAAGTGGGTGATCTGACGGATTTTGTCAAGGAGGGATTTACAGAGGTGCTCATGCGCAAAAGGCTGGGGACACTGCTATAA